Proteins encoded in a region of the Tripterygium wilfordii isolate XIE 37 chromosome 21, ASM1340144v1, whole genome shotgun sequence genome:
- the LOC119988634 gene encoding peroxidase 42-like has protein sequence MEAKAVFLFALLSFSVLSFKPAFADNEEEQDPGLVMNFYKDSCPQAEDIIKEQVSLLYKRHKNTAFSWLRNIFHDCGVQSCDASLLLDSTRRTLSEKETDRSFGLRNFRYIETIKEAVERECPGVVSCADILVLSAREGIVALGGPQIPLKTGRRDGRKSRADVVEQYLPDHNESMSAVLDRFSSIGIDTPGVVALLGAHSVGRTHCVKLVHRLYPEVDPRLNPDHLPHMLHKCPDAIPDPKAVQYVRNDRGTPMVLDNNYYRNILDNKGLLIVDHQLATDSRTKPYVKKMAKSQGYFFKEFSRAIALLSENNPLTGTQGEIRKQCNLANKLH, from the exons ATGGAAGCAAAAGCTGTCTTCTTATTTGCTTTGCTATCCTTTTCAGTGTTGTCCTTCAAGCCTGCTTTTGCAGACaatgaagaagaacaagacCCAGGTCTTGTTATGAACTTCTATAAGGACTCATGCCCTCAAGCAGAGGACATCATCAAAGAACAAGTTAGTCTTCTCTACAAGCGCCACAAGAACACTGCTTTCTCTTGGCTCAGAAACATCTTCCATGACTGTGGTGTTCAA AGTTGTGATGCTTCATTGCTTCTGGATTCAACAAGGAGGACCTTGTCTGAGAAGGAGACAGACAGGAGCTTTGGTTTAAGGAACTTCAGGTACATTGAGACCATCAAAGAAGCTGTGGAGAGGGAGTGCCCTGGAGTTGTCTCCTGTGCTGATATTCTTGTTCTCTCTGCTAGAGAAGGCATTGTTGCG CTTGGGGGACCTCAAATCCCTCTCAAAACTGGAAGGAGAGATGGCAGGAAGAGCAGAGCAGATGTGGTTGAGCAATACCTTCCAGACCACAATGAAAGCATGTCTGCTGTTCTTGAcaggttttcttcaattgggaTTGACACTCCTGGAGTGGTTGCCTTGCTAg GAGCTCACAGTGTTGGTAGAACCCACTGTGTGAAACTGGTGCACCGTTTGTACCCAGAAGTGGACCCTAGGCTCAACCCTGACCATCTCCCACACATGCTCCACAAGTGCCCCGATGCAATCCCAGATCCTAAAGCTGTGCAGTATGTGAGAAACGACCGTGGCACACCCATGGTGCTGGACAATAACTACTACAGAAACATATTGGACAACAAGGGTTTACTGATAGTGGATCATCAACTAGCCACTGATTCAAGGACAAAGCCTTATGTGAAGAAAATGGCCAAGAGTCAGGGCTACTTCTTTAAGGAGTTCTCAAGGGCCATCGCTCTTCTCTCAGAGAACAATCCTCTGACAGGAACACAGGGTGAGATTAGGAAGCAGTGCAATCTTGCTAATAAGCTCCACTAG
- the LOC119989618 gene encoding uncharacterized protein LOC119989618, whose protein sequence is MAKGRRLTASRSERLLGSSYSYNYTQGSIGGDESELGEEDVWSIVDEADRNEVVVNNSLSDWSPHVTSESNGSISPKCRRRISREGGHVGGLSLAFEDTCKTGSPRVVHKIRGHDSVASPRVGHHMATSAPVNVPDWSKIYRVDSVESLHYSDENNNNGMGERESEMVPPHEYLAREYARGWKPGGMSVFEGVGRTLKGRDLRRVRDAVWSQTGFDG, encoded by the coding sequence ATGGCGAAAGGCCGGCGACTGACAGCGAGTCGTAGCGAACGCTTACTCGGAAGCAGCTACAGCTACAACTACACCCAAGGATCCATAGGAGGGGACGAATCAGAGCTCGGCGAAGAAGATGTTTGGTCGATCGTCGATGAAGCCGATCGGAACGAGGTGGTCGTGAACAATTCGCTGAGCGATTGGAGTCCACACGTAACCTCTGAGAGTAATGGAAGTATTTCTCCAAAGTGCCGGCGCCGGATTTCGCGTGAGGGAGGCCACGTCGGTGGACTCTCACTGGCTTTCGAAGATACATGCAAAACAGGATCGCCGAGGGTGGTGCATAAAATCCGAGGCCATGACAGCGTTGCATCCCCACGTGTAGGCCACCACATGGCCACGTCGGCACCTGTGAACGTGCCGGACTGGAGCAAGATCTATCGCGTCGACTCAGTCGAATCGCTGCACTACTCGGATGAGAACAACAACAATGGTATGGGTGAGCGTGAATCGGAGATGGTGCCACCGCATGAGTACTTGGCACGTGAGTACGCACGTGGCTGGAAACCCGGCGGGATGTCCGTTTTTGAGGGCGTCGGGCGGACGCTCAAGGGGCGTGACCTCCGGCGCGTTCGCGATGCTGTTTGGAGCCAGACCGGCTTCGATGGTTAA